From a single Pirellulales bacterium genomic region:
- a CDS encoding TIGR03118 family protein, with amino-acid sequence MLSTGYLQLSLAADQPNAALLQDANLNSPWGVALNSSGGDLWLANRGSGTASLYQGDVGGSAFQLSSLAMTIPGGSPTGMVANGSSDFAVHSGAASGPASFLFDSASGDITGWNANVPPPAPSTSAQTAATTGGAVYTGMALANTGGQNYLYAADFHDNRIDVFNSSFGRVALAGSFTDPNLPAGYAPYNIANVGGRLLVGYALQDGSQQNAVPGVGQGIVDSFDYNGDFQKTLIAGGPNAPAGKLDEPWGMVVAPQNFGDFSGNLLVANSGDGKINAFDTSTGAYLGTLSNPAGNPLTINGLHGLTFGNGVTAGGPTTLFFTGIGAGGDQGLLGEIVSAQTTPFPALGGVISPVADVSFSGVVAVFNDAPPAPAGSYTAYIDWGDTPLALRGTVTALPSGGFAVSGTHTYYSTGTMNITVTLIDSSSHTVTAAATASVSPPGLVFTPDRVTATEGMNFSGALTAFTDQDNSVNSFDYTATIDWGDGTTTSGSVTGAGTFQVSGTHTYTTAGTEPVTVTVNDFDGATGKAHLTATVVSSLSGNSQTIAPTETTAFNGTVAKFTDADTGRPLSDYSATIDWGDGASSTGTISTDVGGGFDVNGSHTYNDEGAKTVTVAISDPGSTITVQSAANIADIDTLTGASTAVSATEGSPFTGAVATFTDTRAGADASGFSATIDWGDGTTTTGTVGESAGTFTVSGTHTFADEGPFTITSVVQDIGGTARATVHSTASAADSDSFVVTPASLSTISGNTLSGTLATVSDTNLAATAAGFSASINWGDGVTDSGTVSGGHGNFAIAGMHAYANAGTYSPVVSIADDPPGTAAASATATVTVSQSAPLVTAVPVSGSERTSLTVKLATFTQPGASAGASSYSAAIAWGDGTTSQGIVSADGTGFDVSGTHAYPDEGQYNFTVTVHGLGGTSATASASASLVEPPLADGTSGTPTTRWINEVFGDLLHRAADVGALTFWSGALANGLTRADLVFAIEGSAEYRGDEVNQVYQTYLHRSADAGGREFWTSYLASNTVEDLAAIIIASPEYYQNRGGASNDGFLSALFEDALHRPIDSGARGFFDQLLNAGAPRQQVASMVLGSEEYLDDLVQSFYLDLLDRPADAGGQGYFAGLLQDGGTDQLVIAALAASDEYFAKTAG; translated from the coding sequence GTGCTGAGCACCGGCTACCTGCAGTTGAGCCTGGCAGCCGATCAGCCCAACGCCGCGTTGCTGCAAGATGCCAACCTGAACAGCCCCTGGGGCGTCGCCCTCAATTCCAGCGGAGGCGATCTTTGGCTGGCCAACCGCGGTTCCGGCACCGCTTCGCTCTACCAAGGCGACGTCGGCGGTTCGGCGTTCCAGCTCAGCTCGCTGGCGATGACGATTCCGGGCGGTTCGCCCACCGGCATGGTCGCCAATGGCAGCAGCGACTTTGCCGTCCACTCGGGCGCCGCCAGCGGACCCGCGTCGTTTCTGTTTGATTCGGCCAGCGGCGACATCACGGGCTGGAATGCCAACGTACCGCCGCCGGCCCCCTCCACCTCCGCGCAGACCGCGGCCACCACCGGCGGCGCCGTCTATACCGGAATGGCCCTGGCCAACACCGGAGGCCAGAACTACCTCTATGCGGCCGATTTCCACGACAACCGCATCGACGTGTTCAACTCCAGCTTCGGCCGCGTGGCCCTGGCCGGTAGCTTCACCGACCCGAACCTGCCCGCCGGATACGCTCCATACAACATCGCCAACGTCGGCGGGCGGCTGCTGGTCGGCTACGCCTTGCAAGACGGCAGCCAGCAGAATGCCGTGCCGGGAGTGGGACAGGGCATCGTCGATTCGTTCGACTACAACGGAGACTTCCAAAAAACGCTGATTGCCGGCGGCCCAAACGCGCCTGCCGGCAAACTGGATGAGCCTTGGGGCATGGTCGTGGCGCCGCAGAATTTCGGCGACTTCAGCGGCAACTTGCTCGTCGCCAATTCGGGTGACGGAAAAATCAACGCCTTCGATACCAGCACTGGAGCCTATCTGGGCACGTTGAGCAATCCGGCGGGCAACCCGCTGACGATTAACGGGCTGCACGGACTGACCTTCGGCAACGGAGTGACGGCGGGCGGTCCCACCACCTTGTTCTTCACCGGCATCGGCGCGGGCGGAGATCAGGGGCTGCTGGGCGAGATCGTCAGCGCCCAGACGACCCCGTTTCCCGCGCTGGGCGGCGTTATTTCGCCGGTCGCCGATGTCTCCTTCAGCGGAGTGGTGGCGGTGTTTAACGATGCCCCGCCCGCCCCCGCCGGCAGCTACACGGCCTATATCGACTGGGGCGACACCCCGTTGGCCCTGCGAGGCACCGTCACCGCGCTCCCCTCCGGCGGATTTGCCGTCAGCGGAACCCACACGTATTATTCGACCGGGACGATGAACATCACGGTCACGCTGATCGATTCCTCGTCGCACACCGTCACGGCCGCCGCCACGGCCAGCGTCTCACCGCCGGGGCTGGTGTTTACCCCGGACCGCGTCACCGCCACCGAAGGGATGAACTTTTCAGGAGCGTTGACCGCCTTTACCGACCAGGACAACAGCGTCAATTCCTTCGACTACACGGCCACCATCGACTGGGGCGACGGCACGACGACGTCGGGCAGCGTGACCGGCGCGGGCACGTTCCAAGTCAGCGGAACCCATACCTACACCACGGCCGGCACGGAGCCCGTCACCGTTACGGTCAACGACTTCGACGGGGCCACGGGCAAGGCCCATCTCACCGCCACCGTGGTTTCGAGCCTGTCGGGCAACAGCCAGACGATCGCGCCCACGGAAACGACGGCGTTCAACGGAACCGTGGCCAAGTTCACCGACGCCGACACCGGCCGGCCGCTGAGCGACTACAGCGCCACCATCGACTGGGGCGACGGCGCGAGCTCGACCGGAACGATCTCCACCGACGTCGGCGGCGGCTTTGACGTCAATGGCTCGCACACCTACAACGATGAAGGAGCAAAAACCGTCACCGTGGCGATCAGCGATCCCGGCAGCACCATCACAGTGCAAAGCGCCGCGAATATCGCGGACATCGATACGCTGACGGGCGCCTCAACCGCCGTCTCCGCGACGGAGGGATCGCCGTTCACCGGCGCCGTGGCAACGTTCACCGACACGCGGGCCGGAGCCGACGCCAGCGGTTTCTCGGCCACGATCGACTGGGGCGACGGAACGACGACGACGGGGACCGTCGGCGAGTCGGCCGGCACGTTCACGGTTTCGGGCACGCACACCTTCGCCGACGAAGGACCGTTCACCATCACTTCCGTCGTTCAAGACATCGGTGGCACGGCCCGAGCGACGGTCCACTCGACGGCCAGCGCCGCCGACAGCGATTCGTTCGTGGTCACCCCCGCCTCGCTGAGCACCATTTCCGGCAATACGCTGAGCGGCACGTTGGCTACCGTCAGCGACACCAACTTGGCCGCCACCGCCGCGGGCTTCAGCGCCAGCATCAACTGGGGCGACGGCGTCACCGACTCCGGCACGGTGTCCGGCGGCCACGGCAACTTCGCGATCGCCGGCATGCATGCCTACGCCAACGCGGGAACGTACTCCCCCGTCGTCAGCATTGCCGACGACCCGCCGGGCACGGCCGCCGCCAGCGCCACGGCCACCGTCACCGTTTCGCAGTCGGCGCCGCTTGTCACGGCCGTGCCGGTCAGCGGGTCGGAGCGGACCTCGCTCACCGTCAAACTGGCCACCTTCACTCAGCCGGGGGCATCGGCCGGCGCCAGCAGCTATTCCGCCGCAATTGCTTGGGGAGACGGCACGACTTCGCAAGGAATCGTGTCGGCGGACGGGACCGGGTTCGACGTCTCGGGCACGCACGCGTATCCCGACGAAGGCCAATATAACTTCACCGTCACGGTACACGGTCTGGGAGGGACGTCGGCAACGGCCTCTGCCTCGGCCTCGCTCGTCGAGCCGCCCTTGGCCGATGGCACGTCGGGCACGCCCACCACGCGCTGGATCAACGAGGTGTTCGGCGACCTGCTGCACCGTGCCGCCGACGTGGGCGCGCTCACGTTCTGGTCGGGCGCGCTGGCCAACGGGCTGACACGGGCCGACCTGGTGTTCGCGATCGAAGGCAGCGCCGAGTATCGCGGCGACGAGGTCAACCAGGTCTATCAGACCTATTTGCATCGCTCGGCGGATGCGGGGGGCCGGGAGTTCTGGACCTCCTACCTGGCGAGCAATACGGTCGAGGATCTGGCGGCGATCATCATCGCCTCGCCTGAGTATTACCAGAACCGCGGCGGGGCCAGCAACGACGGCTTCCTTAGCGCTCTGTTTGAGGACGCCTTGCACCGCCCCATCGACAGCGGCGCTCGCGGCTTTTTCGACCAGCTTTTGAACGCCGGTGCTCCACGACAGCAGGTGGCCTCGATGGTGCTGGGCAGCGAAGAATATCTCGACGACCTGGTGCAGTCTTTCTATTTGGACCTGCTCGACCGCCCGGCGGACGCGGGCGGGCAAGGATATTTCGCCGGCCTGCTCCAGGATGGCGGGACCGACCAACTGGTGATCGCCGCGCTGGCTGCTTCGGACGAATACTTCGCCAAAACGGCGGGCTGA